The DNA region CATAACCCTAGCGCCCATTCCCATTTTGGGCGGAACAGATCTACTAATTCTTTTATTCCAGTTAGTAAGAGGGATCTTGAACTAAGAAATAGACCTAGCAGCTAAAAGAGGGTATCCTGAGCAATTGCAAGAATGGGGTTCATTGATATTCCTGGTATAGTAGATGCTATCACACATACAGTCATACTCAATTCGATGGAATTGTTTGATCTTAAAGGGGATCTTCTATAATTTCGCACATAAGGGGTTATTTCTTGGTTTCGTCCAGTCATTAATAACTTGATTATTTTTAGATAATAGTAGATAGAAAGAACGCTCGTAAGGAGTCCTATTGAAACCAAGAAATATAGGCCTGCTTGCCATCCACACCAGAATAGATAGAGTTTTCCGAAGAAACCTGCTAGTGGAGGAAGGCCTCCTAGGGATAAGAGACATAGGGCTAAAGAGAGAGCCAAAAAAGGATCTTTCATGTATAATCCTGCATAATCTCGAATGTTATCAGTTCCGGTACGTAGACCAAATAATACAATGCAAGCAAAAGTTCCTAGATTCATGGAGATATAGAACAGCATATAAGTTATCATGCTTGCATATCCATCATTTGAGTCTCCAACAATTATTCCAATAATTACATATCCGATTTGCCCTATGGACGAATATGCAAGCATACGTTTCATGCTTGTTTGAGTAATAGCAAGGAGATTCCCcaaaatcatgctaagaatagctaggatttccagaagaagatgccattcgtttgatgagaaataaaaaggaatatcgagaattcgcgtggctgaagctgaagcagctactTTCGAAGTAACAGAAAGAAAAGCAACGACTGGAGTGGGGGAGTCAGAGTCGAAAAGAGGATTCCTCGCTTCTTTCTCTCATGCAAAACCGTGCATGAGACTTTCATCTCGCACGGCTCCTaagtgataaaagaaagaagaactcgtcttctctcttttttgattACCTTCCTCGCGTATGTATAAGACCGAATCCATTCTTTTTCGAAATCGATTTCGAAAAAGAACTACTAATCCTTAACTTTTCGAGGAATCCTTCATCAGTGGTTGTGAATGACTGACTTTTTCAATCCTTTCGACCTTGGTTCCGTAGGAGCAAGTCAGAAAGGTTGAGAAATAGAACCATCTGATTTGATTCGTTCCCAATAGCCATGAGATGATCATCTTAGGGTGATCCTTTTGTCAACGGATGCTCCTATTACACTCGTAGTCTCTGAAGGATGAGAACCCACTATGTAGCATCTACATCGATAATTCAAGCATTGTATACGTCATTAGTCCGATTCTTTGTAGGAACTACCCGTAATAACGAACTTGCAAAATGGATCTGTTTATCATAAAGAGATTCGTTGTTCCTGACCCTGCTTCACCTTAATTGTTATTTGAACAAAAAGATCACAATAAACTTTTGGTAAAAGTTCTATCTTGGTCGGAGTGGGGATAGCATTTCTCTTCTGCATGTCTATGGAGTTTTGCAAAACCCAAACACCTCAGAGATAGATATAGAGGTAGGAATTTGTCGAACGAACCACACTCCTTCGTAGACGTCAGGAGTCCATTGATGAAAAGGGGCTGGGGAAAGCTTGAACCCAAGTCCTACAGTGATGGATATAAGCGCAATTGAAATTCCTGGGGAGTTATACATTTGTGTATTGATAAGACCGTTCACAATTTCTTGAAGCTCGATCTCCCCCCCAGATGAACCATATAGCCAAGAGAAACCATGAACCAGAATAGAAGAGCTTGCCCCACCCATGAGTAAATATTTCATAGTAGCCTCATTAGACCGTAGATCTCTCTTGGTATATCCAGACAATAGGTAGGAACATAAACTGAAACATTCTGGAGCTACAAAGATAGTTATTAAATCGTTAGCACCACATAAAAACATTCCCCCTAGAGTAGCTGTTAATACGAATAACAGAAACTCTGTTATAGCCATTtctgtacattcaatgtactctacGGATAGAGGAATACATAAAGTTGAACATAATAAAATGAGAAATTGAAAGATTTCGTTGAAATTGTTCGTTTGGAAAT from Hordeum vulgare subsp. vulgare unplaced genomic scaffold, MorexV3_pseudomolecules_assembly, whole genome shotgun sequence includes:
- the LOC123423894 gene encoding NAD(P)H-quinone oxidoreductase subunit 2 A, chloroplastic; protein product: MIWHVQNENFILDSTRIFMKAFHLLLFNGSFIFPECILIFGLILLLMIDSTSDQKDRPWFYFISSTSLVISITALLFRWREEPIISFSGNFQTNNFNEIFQFLILLCSTLCIPLSVEYIECTEMAITEFLLFVLTATLGGMFLCGANDLITIFVAPECFSLCSYLLSGYTKRDLRSNEATMKYLLMGGASSSILVHGFSWLYGSSGGEIELQEIVNGLINTQMYNSPGISIALISITVGLGFKLSPAPFHQWTPDVYEGSPTPVVAFLSVTSKVAASASATRILDIPFYFSSNEWHLLLEILAILSMILGNLLAITQTSMKRMLAYSSIGQIGYVIIGIIVGDSNDGYASMITYMLFYISMNLGTFACIVLFGLRTGTDNIRDYAGLYMKDPFLALSLALCLLSLGGLPPLAGFFGKLYLFWCGWQAGLYFLVSIGLLTSVLSIYYYLKIIKLLMTGRNQEITPYVRNYRRSPLRSNNSIELSMTVCVIASTIPGISMNPILAIAQDTLF